One region of Qipengyuania gaetbuli genomic DNA includes:
- a CDS encoding sensor histidine kinase, translating into MMAIAAVWIAVLLLGGGFALDRTLTRMVEKNFDDQLEYLLNAMLVVAEVGPDGEIYFNRPVGEPRFLEPNSGLYYQISAEGQEGYTSDSLEPSLSRSLWDSPLKLRQDHFDDDPHFYDSYQFAGEPLRIVERSVILPDSDARWTFAVASAREELDFQISRIRSILVWSFAALALGLLIMAALQSYYGLSPLRRVRAAIQSMRSEGANRITEPLPLEVEPLVEEINGLLAHSEKQAEEARMHAGNLAHALKTPLTVLTNAATANDPQLSDLVFRETKTMQRHVEHHLARARAVGRRASGHSRADVWPSAESVLRAVTRIYEDTRFDVDGNRQAAVSIERQDLDEILGNLIENAAKYGGGSVFVTIDADREAKDCTIWVEDDGEGIPASERTRIFDRGARLDTGKPGTGLGLAIVRDVAEIYGGSVELGESEDLGGLLVSLTLPRAGG; encoded by the coding sequence ATGATGGCGATCGCCGCGGTGTGGATCGCGGTGCTGTTGCTGGGCGGCGGCTTCGCGCTCGACCGCACGCTGACGCGCATGGTCGAGAAGAATTTCGACGACCAGCTGGAATATCTCCTCAACGCCATGCTGGTGGTGGCCGAAGTCGGCCCGGACGGTGAAATCTACTTCAATCGCCCGGTCGGCGAGCCGCGCTTCCTCGAACCCAACAGCGGGCTCTACTACCAGATCAGCGCGGAAGGGCAGGAAGGCTACACCTCGGATTCGCTCGAACCCTCGCTGTCCCGTTCGCTGTGGGACAGTCCGCTCAAGCTGCGTCAGGACCATTTCGACGACGATCCGCATTTCTACGACAGCTACCAGTTTGCAGGCGAACCCCTGCGCATCGTCGAGCGCAGCGTCATCCTGCCCGACAGCGATGCGCGCTGGACCTTCGCCGTTGCCTCGGCGCGCGAGGAGCTGGATTTCCAGATCTCGCGCATCCGCTCCATCCTCGTGTGGAGCTTTGCCGCGCTTGCCCTGGGCCTTCTCATCATGGCCGCGCTGCAGAGCTATTACGGCCTTTCGCCGCTACGCCGCGTGCGAGCGGCCATCCAGTCCATGCGTTCCGAAGGGGCGAACCGGATTACCGAACCGCTGCCGCTGGAAGTCGAACCGCTGGTGGAAGAAATCAACGGCTTGCTCGCTCATAGCGAGAAACAGGCTGAAGAGGCGCGGATGCATGCGGGCAACCTTGCCCACGCGTTGAAAACCCCGCTGACCGTGCTGACCAATGCCGCGACGGCCAACGATCCGCAATTGTCCGACCTCGTCTTCCGCGAGACCAAGACGATGCAGCGTCACGTCGAGCATCACCTTGCGCGTGCACGGGCAGTGGGCCGCAGGGCGTCGGGCCATTCGCGCGCCGATGTATGGCCGAGCGCGGAAAGCGTGCTGCGGGCAGTCACGCGCATCTACGAGGACACGCGCTTCGACGTGGACGGCAACAGGCAGGCCGCCGTGTCGATCGAGCGGCAGGACCTCGACGAAATTCTCGGAAACCTGATCGAGAACGCGGCGAAATACGGCGGCGGCAGCGTCTTCGTCACCATCGATGCCGACCGCGAGGCCAAGGACTGCACCATCTGGGTCGAGGATGACGGCGAGGGCATCCCGGCGAGCGAGCGAACCCGTATCTTCGACCGCGGCGCACGGCTCGACACGGGCAAGCCGGGCACGGGCCTTGGCCTTGCCATCGTGCGCGATGTCGCCGAAATTTACGGCGGATCGGTCGAACTCGGCGAAAGCGAGGATTTGGGCGGGCTGCTGGTCAGCCTCACCCTGCCGCGCGCCGGAGGCTAA